The nucleotide window ACCAGTTAGTTCTGAGTTATTGGTGGTTTCAATTGAAGCTGCGGTTTATAAACATGATCTTGATAAGAAATTAGCTGAAAGTGAAGAACATTTAAGGTCGATTTTTGATTCCAGTAAAGATTTTATTTACAGTTACGATCTTGAGGGGAGATTTACCAGTGCAAATAAGCATTTTTGCGATTCTGCGAATCTTACTAAAGAGGAGATCATAGGTAAAACCGGTCCAGAACTGGGTTTGCCAGAAGCCCAGAGTAATAAATGGACTAAAATACGCCGTCAGGTTTGTGAAACTGATTCAACTGTTAAGATGATCACATCTTCAATTGGTCTAGACCAGAAAGTTTATGAATATGAAGTAATTTTAAATCCACTCCATGATATAAACGGAGAAATTGTGGGTATTTCCGGGGTAAGTAGAGATTTAACTGAACATAAAATGTTAAAAAAAGAATTGAACGAAGTTGATGAGCTTTTCCAGAACCTGTATAACAATGCCAAAGTGGGAATAGTAACTGGAGATACTAAAGGACATATAATTAATTGTAACTCTGCATTTGAAGATATGGTGGGCTACAGTCTGGAAGAACTTAAAACTATGAGTATTGAAGAATTCACCCACCCTGATTATGTCCAGGAAGAACTGTCATTACTTGAAAGTTTACGCAGCGGAGAAATTAAATTCTATGAACTTGAGAAAAAATTCACTCGCAAAGATAATGAAACTATCTGGGGCAAAGTAACTGCAGGATTTGGTATTTCAACTGATGGAAAACCCATTAATTCTCTGGTCATTGTGGAAGATATTGATGAACGTAAAAGATCAGAACAAGAAATACTGGATTATGCTGCTCAACTTAAAGCTATTTTTGATCTGTCTGATCGGGCTCTGGCAGTCACCGATACAAAGGGACACTGGATTAATGCAAACAAATATTTCTTAAAGGAATTAGGTTATACTAAACAGGAATTCTTGAAATTAACATCTTTAGATGTTACACACCCAGATGATGCAGAAAAAACAACTGAGTTATTTTTAAAACTTTTATCCGGAGAAATTGATGATTACGGGATAGAAAAAAGATATAAGACCAAAGAAGGAGAATTTAAATGGTTTTATATTTCTGCAAAACCAATTAAAGATAAAAATAACAAGATCACATCAGTTCTGGGTGCAGGACATCCCATGGACAAAAAAGACTAATCCAAAAATAGTGTAACATATTTTTAGGATATTTAAATAGGTTAAGTAGTTTCAATTTATTTAAACTTAGATTGTGAACTTTTAAAATGGTAAATTGATTAAAAATCTAAATTTATTAAAAGTCTAAATATATTGAAAGTGTAGTATGATTGAAAGTGTAGTATGATTGAAAGTGTAAATTGATTTACTTGAATTTACAATAGATATATACAGTAATCGGTTTATGGTTTAGATTTTTATTATATATTCCATAAAATTAATTTTGAAAAAATAGGAGTTATGTACTATGGCAAAAGAAATAAACCAGTTAATAATAGGTATAAGTCGAGAGGGCGATATAATCGTTAAAAGTGCCAGAGGCCGAATGTATTCGGTTAAAAAAGCTGCAGATTTAAAATTTGGTTGTGAAGATTTATTAAAAGATACAGAAAAAGAGTTATACGCAACTATTGATACAGAATCCCAACCATGGGAATGTATTGCTATAGAATAAATAATGAACTGAATTAAAAAAATCATATCCATTATTAATTTTTAAAACGTTTACTGACAATTTAATAACTTCGGGTATTGAGTTTTTTTTTATAACTTATTTTATCCTTTTTTTAATTTTTAAAAGATTAAAATACACCCATTAATTAAAATAACTATTTATTATCTAGTTTTCACTGTAATTGATACATTATAATATTTAATTTCATTTTCTCGAGATTTAAAATTCTCAATGTTTTAATTCTCAATGTTTTAATTCTCAATGTTTAATTCTCAATGTTTAATTCTCAATGTTTAATTCTCGATATTTTATAATAATTCTTCTTCAAAAGTACTGAAATTTTCTACAAAAAAGTACTGAAAAATTCATTTTTAAACAAAAAATTTATATAGTTCAATACCAATTAGTCATATAACTGACTGGTGAGTCATAAAAATAAAAGGTTGGTCATAAAATATTTAGCCATAAAATATGATTATCAGTCACAATTTTAGGGGTGAAACATTTGTCACTGTCAGAATGGAAGGAAAGAGAAAAACAACAGCGTCAAAATGACATTATTGATGCTGCTAGGAAATTATTCGCTGAAAAAAACTTTGATGAAGTGTCAATGAATGAAATAGCAAAGAAAGTTGGTCTTGGTAAAGGCACGCTTTATCTTTATTTTAAAAATAAAGAATCACTGTACTTTGCAGTAGTCTCACGTGGCACTAGAATTTGGGCTGAAATGGTTAAAAAAGAGGTTGAAAAAGGGAATAATGGGTTAGAAAAGTTAAAATTGTATGTAAATGCAAATAAGGAGTTTTCTAATGACTATCCAGATTATTTCCGGCTTTTATATTCACCCTCATTAATTAAAAAACAATTTGATATGGACAAAATGACCAGTAGCCAGGAATTCCAGGAAGTAAGGGAATTATTCAAAGAAATAATGCTCATAGGCATAGATTCCATACAAAAAGGAGTGGATGAGGGTAAAATCCGGTCAGATGTGGATCCTACTGAAGCTGCCATTCTCCTATCCGTAATATACAATGGTAAGGTGAACATGGGTGACTGGGCTAAAGAGCTACTGGAAAACAAGGGAATGGATGAACATAAATTCACCAGTGACATAGGGGATTTCTTTCTCCACATGTTAATGAAAAAATAAACAATAAAAATATCTTAAAAGAAAATTGTGAGTAAATAAACGTTTTTGTAGAAAAGGAGAGATAAAAATGGATTTAAACAGATTAGGAGATAATTTAAACCAGCTTTTAAAATTGGAAAATGAACCAGTTGCCATAAAATGGTCTGTAAACGAGCCCCAAAACATCCAAAAAGAAGAGGGTAAATCAAGATTCTGCGGTAAACTTGAAAAAGCCATGAAAGGCGAAATATTTTATTCAACTCTAGAAGAGGAAGAATGCATGGGTGGTGCTAGATATTCTGGACTTAAAAATATGAGTGAATACCCCGCAAATGTACAAAGTGGTGCATTTATGGTTCCAAGGGGCCTGTACAAGGATATTCCAGCAGTTCAGCGCTCAAGGAAAAACGAAACATACATAGAACCTGGAATATTCAGTGCAATTACTTTCGCTCCCCTGAATAAAGCAGAATTTGAACCCGATGTAATATTTATTCTCTGCAATGCAAAACAGGGAATGGAGTTACTGCATGCCAATGCTTACGATTCAGGATCACACGGACTGGGTGCTGACGCAGCCCCCATATGTAGCTCAATGGCTGCATCTCCGTATATGAGTGGTAAAGTCACTTATGGATTCGGTGATGTTGCAGCAAGACAGAATATGAATATTAATCCTGGAGAAATCATGGTCAGCATTCCAGGAAGTGAATTGTCCCGTATTGTTTCCAATTTGAGTCAGATGAGAACTAAAGTGTTATTCAAGGAAGAATAAGGTTATTCAAATAAGTTGAGAAATCTCTAGAATCCCCAAAATCTCTAGATCCCTAAAATCTTTAGATCCCTAAAATCTCTAGATCCCTAAAATCTCTAGATCCCTAAAATCTCTAGAATCCCTAAAAATTATAATTATAAAAAAACAGGCCCCAGTGATAAACTATGGAAAATGAAAGCCATTATAAAATTCCTAAGAATAGAATAATCCTGATTATGGCTGGGTTAATGGTTGGGCTTTTAGTAGCTGCCTTTGATTATTCAATCATGGGTACAGCCATGCCCAACGTTATTAACAGTTTACAGGGAATGGAATACTATACCTGGCCATTTACAGCTTATATGCTAACCTCA belongs to uncultured Methanobacterium sp. and includes:
- a CDS encoding TetR/AcrR family transcriptional regulator; translation: MKHLSLSEWKEREKQQRQNDIIDAARKLFAEKNFDEVSMNEIAKKVGLGKGTLYLYFKNKESLYFAVVSRGTRIWAEMVKKEVEKGNNGLEKLKLYVNANKEFSNDYPDYFRLLYSPSLIKKQFDMDKMTSSQEFQEVRELFKEIMLIGIDSIQKGVDEGKIRSDVDPTEAAILLSVIYNGKVNMGDWAKELLENKGMDEHKFTSDIGDFFLHMLMKK
- a CDS encoding PAS domain S-box protein, which translates into the protein MTKILIVEDEAITAMDIKHNLISFGFDVVGTAASGDGAIKKAHELKPDLILMDITLKGDMDGIEATRKIKTFLDIPVIYMSAFTDKNTYERLKLTNPYGFVSKPVSSELLVVSIEAAVYKHDLDKKLAESEEHLRSIFDSSKDFIYSYDLEGRFTSANKHFCDSANLTKEEIIGKTGPELGLPEAQSNKWTKIRRQVCETDSTVKMITSSIGLDQKVYEYEVILNPLHDINGEIVGISGVSRDLTEHKMLKKELNEVDELFQNLYNNAKVGIVTGDTKGHIINCNSAFEDMVGYSLEELKTMSIEEFTHPDYVQEELSLLESLRSGEIKFYELEKKFTRKDNETIWGKVTAGFGISTDGKPINSLVIVEDIDERKRSEQEILDYAAQLKAIFDLSDRALAVTDTKGHWINANKYFLKELGYTKQEFLKLTSLDVTHPDDAEKTTELFLKLLSGEIDDYGIEKRYKTKEGEFKWFYISAKPIKDKNNKITSVLGAGHPMDKKD
- a CDS encoding DUF169 domain-containing protein, whose product is MDLNRLGDNLNQLLKLENEPVAIKWSVNEPQNIQKEEGKSRFCGKLEKAMKGEIFYSTLEEEECMGGARYSGLKNMSEYPANVQSGAFMVPRGLYKDIPAVQRSRKNETYIEPGIFSAITFAPLNKAEFEPDVIFILCNAKQGMELLHANAYDSGSHGLGADAAPICSSMAASPYMSGKVTYGFGDVAARQNMNINPGEIMVSIPGSELSRIVSNLSQMRTKVLFKEE